A genomic window from Candidatus Cybelea sp. includes:
- a CDS encoding 2Fe-2S iron-sulfur cluster-binding protein, with amino-acid sequence MNAETIDITIDGRPASVRAGATILHALGEAGVETPTLCFLQSLTPVNACRVCVVELDGSRALVPACARRAEAGMKIQTDSERVRHSRKMVLEFLASSVDVSTAPEMARYCQAYGADPGRYGPQPATAAQPPKIDNALYMRDYSKCILCYKCVEACGTDAQNTFAIAVAGRGFDAHISTEYDVPLPDSACVYCGNCIGVCPTGALMFSSEHELRSRGEWNEEEQTKTDTICSYCGVGCRLTLHVAENEIVKVTSPIENHVTSGHLCIKGRFGYAYVQSRPEEKES; translated from the coding sequence GTGAACGCAGAGACGATCGACATAACCATCGACGGACGGCCCGCGAGCGTTCGCGCCGGCGCAACGATCCTGCACGCGCTCGGCGAAGCCGGCGTCGAAACGCCGACGCTGTGCTTCCTGCAATCGCTGACTCCGGTCAACGCCTGCCGGGTCTGCGTCGTCGAGCTCGATGGTTCGCGCGCGCTCGTTCCCGCGTGCGCCAGGCGTGCCGAAGCGGGAATGAAGATTCAAACCGACTCGGAGCGCGTCCGTCACAGCCGTAAGATGGTGCTTGAGTTTCTCGCCTCGAGCGTCGACGTTTCGACCGCGCCGGAGATGGCACGGTACTGCCAAGCATACGGTGCCGATCCGGGCAGGTACGGCCCGCAACCGGCGACGGCGGCACAACCTCCGAAGATCGACAACGCGCTCTACATGCGCGACTATTCGAAGTGCATTCTCTGCTACAAGTGCGTCGAGGCCTGCGGGACCGACGCCCAAAACACCTTTGCCATAGCGGTTGCCGGGCGCGGATTCGACGCGCATATCTCCACGGAGTACGACGTCCCGCTTCCCGATTCGGCGTGCGTGTATTGCGGCAACTGCATCGGCGTCTGCCCGACGGGTGCGCTGATGTTCTCGTCGGAGCACGAGCTGCGTTCGCGCGGCGAGTGGAACGAAGAAGAGCAGACGAAGACCGATACGATCTGCTCCTACTGCGGCGTGGGCTGCCGCCTGACGCTCCACGTCGCCGAGAACGAAATTGTCAAGGTGACCTCACCGATCGAAAACCACGTCACCAGCGGCCACCTCTGCATCAAGGGGCGTTTCGGGTACGCCTACGTGCAGAGCCGTCCGGAAGAGAAGGAATCGTAG
- a CDS encoding NAD(P)H-dependent oxidoreductase subunit E yields the protein MDLHFNSATATGDERHALDALLGTQLDGRSGASAREQRHLLLPALHAVQERIGWISAGAVNYIGERLSVAPAEIYGVATFYALFATTPREPVLAHVCDDIACMPAGAREICEQLEAAGAAFHRTPCLGLCDRAPAALIAKSGLAPSMLQLAPAGARSIVAAMEDDGAASDRRPTLAGGTHLSLLRNVGRIDPQSLDGYIAAGGYTMLARAFELGSKGVIAEVAAAKLLGRGGAAFPAASKMQAVADAPAAPRYLVCNADESEPGTFKDRVLMEGDPFALIEAMTIAGYAIGSERGYIYLRGEYPLAARRLENAIEKTRASGLLGENVMQRGHRFEIDLRRGAGAYICGEETALFNSIEGKRGEPRNKPPFPAQAGLFAKPTLINNVETLANLLPVLREGGAAYARIGTAASTGTRLFSLSGAIAQPGLYEVPHGMILRELIELAGGVAGGRELQAILLGGAAGVFLSPQSLDLRLTFEDARAAGATLGSGVVMLFDDRADLEQTVLRIARFFRDESCGQCVPCRVGTVRQQEALERRDVTLLPEIAAVMRDASICGLGQTAAGVVESARTNLGIFGVRT from the coding sequence GTGGATCTCCACTTCAACTCGGCGACGGCCACAGGGGACGAACGTCACGCGCTCGACGCGCTTTTGGGGACGCAGCTCGACGGCCGCAGCGGCGCGAGCGCGCGCGAGCAGCGCCACCTTCTGCTGCCGGCGCTGCACGCAGTGCAGGAACGCATCGGCTGGATCAGCGCGGGCGCGGTCAACTATATCGGCGAACGCCTTTCGGTTGCGCCGGCTGAGATTTACGGCGTCGCGACGTTCTACGCGCTCTTTGCCACGACGCCGCGCGAGCCCGTCCTCGCCCACGTCTGCGACGACATCGCCTGCATGCCGGCCGGTGCGCGGGAGATTTGCGAGCAGCTCGAGGCCGCCGGCGCGGCGTTTCACCGCACTCCTTGCCTCGGTCTGTGCGATCGCGCGCCGGCAGCCCTCATCGCGAAATCCGGCCTCGCGCCGTCCATGCTGCAGCTCGCGCCGGCCGGCGCGCGATCGATCGTTGCAGCGATGGAAGACGACGGCGCGGCGAGCGATCGTCGCCCCACGCTGGCCGGCGGCACGCATCTGAGCCTCTTACGCAACGTCGGGCGAATCGATCCGCAGAGCCTCGACGGCTATATCGCCGCCGGCGGCTACACGATGCTCGCGCGCGCCTTCGAGTTGGGTTCCAAAGGCGTCATCGCCGAGGTTGCGGCGGCGAAGCTGCTCGGACGCGGCGGCGCCGCCTTCCCGGCGGCTTCAAAGATGCAGGCCGTCGCCGACGCGCCCGCCGCACCGCGCTATCTCGTCTGCAACGCCGATGAATCGGAGCCGGGAACCTTCAAGGATCGCGTGCTGATGGAGGGCGATCCGTTCGCGCTGATCGAGGCGATGACGATCGCCGGCTACGCGATCGGATCGGAGCGTGGATATATTTATCTTCGCGGTGAGTATCCGCTGGCCGCGCGGCGCCTCGAGAACGCAATCGAGAAGACGCGCGCAAGCGGCCTGCTGGGTGAGAACGTGATGCAGCGCGGCCACCGCTTTGAGATCGATCTGCGGCGCGGCGCCGGTGCGTACATCTGCGGCGAGGAGACGGCGCTCTTCAACTCGATCGAAGGCAAACGCGGAGAGCCGCGCAACAAGCCGCCGTTTCCGGCGCAGGCCGGGCTCTTCGCCAAGCCGACGCTGATCAACAACGTCGAAACGCTCGCGAACCTGCTGCCGGTCCTGCGCGAGGGCGGCGCCGCGTACGCTCGGATCGGAACGGCGGCCTCGACGGGGACGCGGCTTTTCTCGCTCTCGGGCGCGATCGCGCAGCCGGGGCTCTACGAAGTTCCACACGGGATGATCTTGCGCGAACTCATCGAGCTGGCGGGCGGCGTAGCCGGAGGGCGCGAGCTGCAGGCGATTCTGCTCGGAGGCGCGGCCGGTGTTTTTCTCTCGCCGCAATCGCTCGATCTGCGCTTGACCTTCGAAGATGCCCGCGCGGCGGGAGCGACGCTGGGCTCCGGCGTGGTGATGCTCTTCGACGATCGCGCAGATCTCGAGCAAACCGTCTTGCGCATCGCCCGTTTCTTTCGGGACGAATCCTGCGGACAGTGCGTCCCGTGCCGCGTCGGAACGGTCCGGCAACAGGAAGCGCTCGAACGGCGCGACGTCACCCTCCTCCCGGAGATCGCCGCGGTGATGCGCGACGCCTCGATCTGCGGGCTCGGACAGACCGCCGCCGGCGTCGTTGAGTCGGCCCGCACGAATCTGGGAATCTTCGGAGTACGAACGTGA
- a CDS encoding molybdopterin-dependent oxidoreductase, whose translation MVSKQYVRLTHPLVRDGGQLRRATWEEALDRAASAIDDARRRDGTHAYGMFSCSKATNEMNYIAQKFARAVVGSNNIDSCNRTUHAPSVVGLTAVFGAGGGTSSYEEVERTGVVILWGSNARETHPIYFHHVLRGIHNGAKLYVVDPRRTSSARWADGWLGLDVGSDIALANAVGREILAAGLENREFVERATSGFEAYRACVEPYTLEYAERTTGVSASLIRELAHTYANAPRAQLCWTLGITEHHNAVDNVRALINLALLCGHVGRYGSGVCPLRGQNNVQGGGDMGAIPNKFPGGQDVEDPASRTKFERAWNVTLPQKNGWNLTDMFAAVGRRELETLYVIGENPAQSEADQEHAMELLRSLRHLIVQDIFLTKTGELAEVVFPASAGWCESEGTVTSSERRVQRCRKALAAPGEAQDDIAILCALARRLGHDWPDYTAEQAWDECRSLSPWHAGMSYARLEALDGIPWPCYDEQHPGELFLHSRLWENPVRGELAPFAAVEHDPPVEALDEEYPVRLTTGRRLDSFNTGVQSGGYRSPMRRGERLDVSPEDAQRYGLREGDRARVISRRGSIVVPIHVDSGLRAGLVFTTFHHNDDVATNLLTIDATDPQSGTAEFKACAVRLERGA comes from the coding sequence ATCGTGAGCAAACAATACGTTCGATTGACGCACCCGCTCGTACGCGATGGCGGCCAGCTTCGCCGCGCAACCTGGGAGGAGGCGCTCGACCGTGCCGCATCGGCGATCGACGATGCGCGCCGGCGAGACGGAACGCACGCGTACGGGATGTTCAGCTGTTCGAAAGCGACCAACGAGATGAACTATATCGCTCAGAAGTTCGCTCGCGCGGTCGTCGGCAGCAACAACATCGACAGCTGCAATCGAACTTGACACGCTCCTAGCGTCGTCGGTCTGACGGCGGTCTTCGGGGCAGGCGGCGGAACGAGCTCGTACGAGGAGGTCGAGCGCACCGGCGTCGTTATCCTGTGGGGATCGAATGCGCGCGAAACGCACCCGATCTACTTTCATCACGTGCTGCGCGGCATTCACAACGGCGCAAAGCTCTACGTCGTCGATCCGCGCCGTACGTCCAGTGCGCGCTGGGCCGACGGCTGGCTAGGCCTCGACGTCGGTTCGGATATCGCGCTTGCCAACGCCGTCGGTCGCGAGATTCTGGCCGCCGGCTTGGAGAATCGCGAGTTCGTCGAACGAGCGACCAGCGGTTTCGAGGCGTACCGCGCCTGCGTCGAGCCCTACACCCTCGAATATGCCGAGCGGACGACGGGCGTGAGCGCTTCCCTTATTCGAGAGCTCGCGCATACGTATGCGAACGCGCCGCGCGCACAGCTGTGCTGGACCCTGGGCATCACCGAACACCACAACGCCGTCGACAACGTTCGCGCGCTGATCAACCTCGCACTGCTCTGCGGCCACGTCGGGCGTTACGGCAGCGGCGTGTGTCCGCTGCGCGGACAGAACAACGTCCAAGGCGGCGGCGACATGGGAGCGATTCCCAACAAGTTTCCCGGCGGTCAAGATGTCGAGGACCCGGCGAGCCGTACAAAGTTCGAGCGCGCCTGGAACGTGACGCTGCCGCAAAAAAACGGCTGGAACCTCACCGACATGTTCGCCGCCGTCGGCCGGCGCGAGCTGGAGACCCTTTACGTCATCGGCGAGAATCCAGCGCAATCGGAGGCCGATCAGGAGCACGCGATGGAGCTGCTGCGAAGTCTGCGCCACCTGATCGTTCAGGACATCTTCCTGACGAAGACCGGTGAGCTCGCGGAAGTCGTTTTTCCGGCGTCGGCCGGCTGGTGTGAATCGGAGGGCACCGTAACGAGCAGCGAACGGCGCGTGCAGCGATGCCGTAAGGCACTCGCCGCGCCGGGCGAGGCCCAGGACGACATTGCCATCCTTTGTGCGCTAGCGCGCCGTTTGGGGCATGACTGGCCGGATTACACCGCCGAACAAGCCTGGGACGAATGCCGCTCGCTCTCCCCCTGGCACGCCGGCATGAGCTACGCGCGGCTTGAGGCACTCGACGGAATCCCGTGGCCGTGCTACGACGAGCAGCACCCGGGCGAGCTCTTCCTCCACTCCAGGCTATGGGAGAATCCGGTTCGGGGCGAACTCGCACCGTTCGCCGCGGTAGAACACGACCCGCCGGTCGAAGCGCTCGACGAAGAGTACCCGGTTCGGCTCACCACCGGACGGCGCCTCGACTCGTTCAATACCGGGGTGCAAAGCGGCGGCTATCGTTCGCCGATGCGCCGCGGCGAGCGCCTTGACGTTTCGCCCGAAGACGCGCAGCGCTACGGATTGCGCGAGGGCGATCGGGCGCGAGTTATCTCGCGGCGCGGCTCGATCGTCGTCCCCATTCACGTCGACTCCGGGCTGCGCGCAGGGCTCGTATTCACGACCTTCCATCACAACGACGACGTCGCGACGAATCTGTTGACGATCGACGCGACCGATCCGCAATCGGGCACCGCAGAGTTCAAAGCCTGCGCGGTGCGCCTGGAACGCGGCGCGTAG
- a CDS encoding branched-chain amino acid transaminase, whose product MDLSGITVYAGGGFARYGDSKVGLLTHGLQYGTGCFEGIRGYWLPEERELFLVLLRDHYERLQTSAKILTMSLPHGVDELAEITVELCLRNSFKGDLYVRPFAYKAAEDVGVRLHGVPDAFAIVPIPYVQYLDTDRGLDVCVSSWRRADDTMAPPRAKITGLYVNSALAKSEAVANGYDEAILLSHDGHVSEGSAENIFLVRRGVLYTPDPSQNVLEGVTRRAIMEIARQELGMEVVERSIDRGELYSAEEVFFTGTAVGIAYVASIDRRQVSDGAMGPVTKLLSTLYSRIVTGREARYRSWLTPVYASARVKV is encoded by the coding sequence ATGGATCTGTCCGGGATTACCGTCTACGCGGGTGGCGGCTTCGCTCGTTACGGAGATTCGAAGGTCGGACTGCTCACCCACGGCCTTCAGTACGGGACCGGCTGTTTCGAAGGCATTCGAGGTTACTGGCTGCCCGAAGAGCGCGAGCTCTTTCTCGTCTTGCTTCGCGACCACTACGAGCGTCTCCAAACCTCCGCAAAGATTCTGACGATGTCGCTGCCGCACGGCGTCGACGAACTTGCCGAAATCACCGTCGAGCTCTGCCTGCGGAACAGTTTTAAAGGCGATCTCTACGTCCGTCCCTTCGCCTACAAAGCGGCCGAAGACGTCGGCGTCCGGCTGCATGGCGTCCCCGATGCCTTTGCCATCGTCCCTATCCCCTACGTGCAGTACCTCGATACCGACCGAGGGCTCGACGTCTGCGTCAGCTCGTGGCGCCGCGCCGACGACACGATGGCCCCGCCGCGCGCCAAGATTACCGGGCTCTACGTCAACTCGGCCCTGGCGAAGAGCGAGGCCGTGGCCAACGGCTACGACGAGGCGATTCTGCTCTCGCACGACGGCCACGTCTCCGAAGGCTCGGCCGAGAACATCTTTCTCGTTCGGCGAGGCGTGCTGTACACGCCCGATCCGTCGCAAAACGTTCTGGAGGGCGTGACGCGCCGCGCGATCATGGAGATCGCGCGCCAAGAGCTCGGCATGGAGGTCGTCGAACGCTCGATCGACCGCGGCGAGCTCTACTCGGCCGAGGAGGTCTTCTTCACCGGGACGGCCGTCGGAATCGCCTACGTTGCATCGATCGATCGCCGCCAGGTCTCCGACGGCGCGATGGGCCCGGTTACCAAGCTGCTGAGCACGCTGTACTCGAGGATAGTGACGGGGCGTGAGGCGCGTTACCGGTCGTGGCTCACGCCGGTCTACGCCTCGGCCCGGGTTAAGGTGTAA
- a CDS encoding serine hydrolase: MLARAIALCALVCIAIPAAPASAYLPPPFATLNRDVRMLARRLPAPSALDVVDLNTGYNAGFNAGKSMPAASTIKLPVMVAVFEALAGGNFDLNRRVTLEQQDKDDGSGDLSGARSGSTYPVSALLDKMIDISDNTATNMLIRLVGRHTINREMAELGLGTTHLLGDVRTDAWSIRATLRTSPADLGRLLTLMAHGELVDQWSSNEMISILEADQVNTLLPQPLPADVPIAHKTGSFFDTLNDAGIVYADNAPYVIVVMTTSLPSQQLGREFIHRISRLAYADEVSFAHWRELHQAIRAPEGSPDVPYWTNTSSPAPPAPLTP; this comes from the coding sequence ATGCTAGCACGCGCGATTGCTCTGTGCGCACTTGTCTGCATAGCAATTCCAGCCGCTCCGGCCAGCGCGTACCTTCCGCCCCCTTTTGCAACGCTCAACCGCGACGTTCGAATGCTGGCGCGCCGTCTCCCCGCGCCGAGCGCATTGGACGTCGTCGATCTCAATACCGGTTATAACGCGGGCTTCAACGCCGGCAAAAGCATGCCGGCCGCGTCGACGATCAAACTTCCCGTGATGGTCGCGGTCTTCGAGGCGCTGGCCGGAGGGAATTTCGATCTGAACCGCCGCGTGACGCTCGAACAGCAAGACAAAGACGACGGTTCGGGAGACCTGAGCGGTGCGCGCAGCGGCAGCACGTATCCAGTCTCGGCACTGCTCGATAAGATGATAGACATCAGCGACAACACCGCGACCAACATGTTAATTCGGCTCGTCGGGCGGCACACGATCAATCGCGAGATGGCGGAGCTGGGCTTGGGAACGACGCACCTCCTGGGCGACGTTCGCACCGACGCGTGGTCGATTCGCGCGACGCTTCGCACCTCGCCGGCGGATCTCGGGCGCCTGCTGACGCTGATGGCGCACGGCGAGCTGGTCGATCAGTGGTCGTCAAACGAGATGATCTCGATATTGGAAGCCGACCAGGTGAACACGCTGCTGCCGCAGCCGCTTCCAGCCGACGTGCCGATCGCGCACAAGACCGGTTCGTTCTTCGATACGCTCAACGATGCCGGGATCGTGTATGCCGACAACGCGCCCTACGTCATCGTCGTCATGACGACGTCGCTGCCGTCGCAGCAGCTCGGGCGGGAATTCATCCACCGCATCTCGCGGCTCGCCTATGCCGACGAAGTGAGCTTCGCCCACTGGCGCGAACTGCATCAAGCGATCCGCGCACCCGAGGGTTCGCCCGACGTCCCCTACTGGACGAATACGTCGTCGCCGGCGCCGCCGGCTCCGCTTACACCTTAA
- a CDS encoding AI-2E family transporter, which translates to MKGSPNPWRSLTEGRVTYALKVLMVVVLTLFAGEYVIRILARIHGVIYILVAAVFLAYLIYPGVQWLRRRVPLIAAILLVYLGMLATLAICAMFVVPHIMDDVSQLVRHYPELVDRLRSIVYDPRDPLTSRLPGWARRELARAPLDLANWVETRGLQTAGHIVVVLAGTAAAVAILIIVPMVTAYLLLDLDHLKRSLAAIVPEERWRATVSLLSDIDNVIGGFIRGQLLVALVVGVLITGALALLRVPYPWLFGLLAALGDLIPYVGAVLAYLPAALSAALANGWLNALFVSIAFVLIYEVEGHLIAPPIVGRQVRLSPFVVVIAVLIGADLGGLFGMLVAVPLVGVLRVIMLRVLRAAKTS; encoded by the coding sequence ATGAAGGGCTCGCCGAATCCGTGGCGATCGTTGACCGAAGGGCGGGTAACGTACGCGCTCAAGGTTCTGATGGTGGTCGTTCTGACGCTCTTTGCGGGCGAGTACGTCATCAGGATCCTCGCCCGCATTCACGGCGTGATCTATATCCTCGTCGCTGCGGTTTTCTTGGCATACCTCATCTATCCGGGGGTCCAGTGGCTGCGCCGGCGCGTGCCCCTGATCGCTGCGATCCTTCTGGTCTATCTGGGAATGCTCGCGACGCTGGCGATCTGCGCGATGTTCGTGGTGCCGCACATCATGGACGACGTCAGTCAACTGGTTCGGCATTACCCAGAGCTGGTCGACAGGCTTCGCTCGATCGTCTACGATCCGCGCGACCCGTTGACGTCGCGATTGCCCGGCTGGGCCCGGCGTGAGTTGGCGCGGGCCCCCCTCGATCTTGCGAACTGGGTCGAGACCCGCGGCCTGCAGACGGCCGGGCATATTGTCGTGGTCTTGGCAGGAACCGCGGCTGCCGTCGCGATTCTCATCATCGTCCCGATGGTGACGGCGTATCTGTTGCTCGACCTCGACCACCTCAAGCGCAGCCTCGCGGCCATTGTGCCGGAGGAGCGCTGGCGCGCGACGGTTTCGCTGCTCTCGGATATCGACAACGTCATCGGCGGCTTCATCCGCGGGCAGCTGCTCGTAGCGCTCGTCGTCGGTGTCCTGATCACCGGCGCGCTCGCGCTGCTGCGGGTTCCCTATCCCTGGCTCTTTGGATTGCTCGCCGCACTTGGCGACTTGATTCCCTACGTTGGAGCGGTGCTCGCCTATCTGCCGGCCGCCCTATCCGCGGCACTTGCCAACGGCTGGCTCAACGCGCTGTTCGTGAGCATCGCCTTCGTTCTGATCTACGAAGTGGAGGGGCATCTGATCGCGCCGCCGATCGTGGGCCGTCAAGTCCGCTTGAGCCCCTTCGTCGTCGTGATCGCGGTGCTGATCGGTGCAGATCTTGGAGGGCTCTTCGGTATGCTCGTTGCGGTGCCGCTCGTCGGCGTTTTGCGCGTCATCATGCTGCGCGTGCTTCGCGCGGCAAAAACATCGTGA
- the rocF gene encoding arginase has protein sequence MSVAAEVGRVDIVGVPMDLGASRRGVDMGPSAVRYAKLHEKLRKLGIAEIVDHGNLPVPIRESADAADSSAKFLDVITDVCNDLATLVDRAVREGGLPIVLGGDHSIAMGTLDGLTRARGAAPGLVWIDAHADINSPDSSATGNVHGMPLYFALQNGFALPESTVQIGLRDVDPDEKRLLREWGVKAYTMSDVDKLGMVRVMELARAVAGANGRAIHVSFDMDAIDPSEAPGTGTPVKGGLSYREAHLVMEMLHESRQLGSIEMVEINPIFDDRNQTAALAVGLICSALGKSIL, from the coding sequence GTGAGCGTCGCGGCGGAGGTCGGCCGCGTCGACATCGTCGGCGTTCCGATGGACTTAGGAGCGAGCCGCCGCGGCGTCGATATGGGTCCGTCGGCCGTTCGCTATGCGAAGCTCCACGAGAAGCTGCGAAAGCTCGGAATCGCCGAGATCGTCGACCACGGAAATCTTCCGGTTCCCATCCGCGAGTCGGCCGACGCAGCCGATTCGTCGGCGAAGTTTCTCGACGTTATTACCGATGTCTGCAACGATCTCGCAACGCTCGTCGATCGAGCCGTTCGTGAGGGCGGCTTGCCGATCGTCCTCGGCGGCGATCACTCGATCGCGATGGGCACGCTCGATGGGCTGACGCGTGCGCGCGGCGCGGCGCCGGGACTCGTTTGGATTGACGCTCACGCCGATATCAACAGCCCCGACAGCTCCGCGACCGGCAACGTTCACGGCATGCCGCTCTACTTCGCGTTGCAAAACGGTTTTGCGCTGCCCGAGAGCACGGTGCAGATCGGCTTGCGCGACGTCGACCCCGACGAGAAGCGGCTGCTGCGCGAGTGGGGCGTCAAGGCCTACACGATGAGCGACGTCGACAAGCTCGGCATGGTTCGCGTTATGGAGCTCGCACGAGCCGTTGCCGGCGCAAACGGCCGGGCGATTCACGTTTCGTTCGATATGGATGCGATCGATCCGAGCGAAGCCCCCGGCACCGGAACTCCGGTCAAGGGCGGATTGAGCTACCGCGAAGCGCATCTCGTGATGGAGATGCTCCACGAAAGCCGTCAGCTCGGCTCGATTGAGATGGTCGAGATCAACCCGATCTTCGACGACCGCAATCAAACCGCGGCGCTCGCCGTCGGCCTTATCTGCTCCGCGCTCGGGAAGTCAATTCTTTAA
- a CDS encoding DUF3303 family protein, with protein sequence MLTWTERPQGSPIEYENAQKRILEVFTRWKAPGHFKIELFVIRVGDWGGYMLLDCDDPAAVHKFCSMLPAFVFEARPVIPIDDAVRVELEAIAFRDEIS encoded by the coding sequence ATGTTGACGTGGACAGAACGTCCGCAGGGCTCACCCATAGAATACGAAAATGCGCAAAAGCGGATATTAGAGGTCTTCACGCGATGGAAGGCGCCTGGCCATTTCAAGATCGAATTGTTCGTCATTCGCGTGGGCGACTGGGGCGGCTATATGTTGCTGGACTGCGATGATCCGGCAGCCGTTCACAAGTTTTGCTCCATGCTTCCCGCCTTTGTGTTCGAGGCACGCCCCGTCATTCCAATCGATGACGCGGTCCGCGTCGAACTAGAAGCGATCGCTTTCCGCGACGAGATAAGCTAA
- a CDS encoding MT-A70 family methyltransferase, with product MSENEHARRLSKRRPAAEHQAVPPLPRKRYDIVYVDPPWYYYGSPIKDAAAGKHYPMMSLDQLAAIDVRAMLNKRAAVFIWATCPRLDFALKLIDAWKLHYRGVAYVWVKINRRGEIISGQGIPPTFTKPTSELLLVATTNPTGRPFPILDLAQPQVVLQPRGAHSEKPAIFRTLIESLCGQRSRIELFARSQTEGWDAWGAESPCRSGGVTRRAARALGGREKRKK from the coding sequence ATGAGCGAAAACGAGCACGCGCGACGCCTTTCCAAGCGGCGCCCCGCGGCGGAGCATCAAGCGGTTCCCCCGCTGCCGCGTAAACGCTACGATATCGTCTACGTCGATCCGCCGTGGTACTACTACGGCAGTCCGATCAAAGACGCCGCCGCCGGCAAGCACTACCCGATGATGTCGCTCGATCAACTCGCCGCCATCGACGTGCGCGCGATGCTCAACAAACGCGCCGCCGTCTTCATTTGGGCGACGTGTCCGCGGCTCGACTTTGCCCTGAAGTTGATCGACGCATGGAAGCTGCACTATCGCGGCGTCGCGTACGTCTGGGTGAAGATCAACCGGCGCGGCGAGATCATCTCCGGTCAGGGCATACCTCCAACCTTCACCAAGCCGACCTCGGAACTGCTGCTCGTCGCCACGACCAATCCGACCGGGCGGCCGTTTCCCATCCTCGACCTCGCGCAACCGCAGGTCGTGCTCCAGCCGCGCGGCGCGCACAGCGAGAAGCCGGCGATCTTTCGTACGCTGATCGAGAGCCTGTGCGGGCAGCGAAGCCGCATCGAGCTCTTTGCGCGGTCCCAGACGGAGGGTTGGGACGCGTGGGGCGCGGAGTCTCCCTGCCGGAGCGGCGGCGTCACGAGACGGGCCGCCCGCGCGTTGGGAGGCAGGGAAAAACGCAAAAAATGA
- a CDS encoding DUF92 domain-containing protein produces the protein MLNVAVGALFAAAIAIGAYRARSLSPDGAVAAFAVGTIVFGCTQWRGAAILLAFFIPSAILTRIGRERKARLTGAPAAKARNAWQVFANGGVAALCALGALRFGAPFGVAFAGAFAAASADTWGTEIGTLARGRPVSILTFRQIQTGLSGGITFQGSAATIGGALLVGAVAALTGFAPLLAVTIGGIAGALLDSLLGASLQALRWCPACRCDCETSPHVCGTPTTLRRGIAWFQNDAVNFFATVGGALVAVLGAR, from the coding sequence GTGCTAAACGTTGCTGTCGGGGCGCTCTTCGCTGCCGCCATTGCGATCGGTGCGTATCGTGCGCGCTCACTTTCGCCCGATGGAGCGGTTGCCGCATTTGCCGTCGGAACGATCGTCTTTGGCTGCACCCAGTGGCGAGGCGCTGCGATACTTCTGGCGTTCTTCATACCGTCGGCGATCCTGACGCGCATCGGCCGCGAACGGAAGGCGCGACTCACCGGAGCACCCGCCGCAAAAGCACGCAACGCCTGGCAGGTGTTTGCTAACGGCGGCGTCGCCGCGCTCTGCGCACTGGGCGCGCTGCGTTTCGGCGCTCCCTTTGGCGTTGCGTTCGCCGGGGCGTTTGCCGCGGCATCGGCCGACACGTGGGGCACGGAGATCGGTACGCTCGCGCGCGGGCGGCCGGTATCGATTCTCACGTTTCGCCAGATTCAAACCGGACTCTCCGGCGGTATCACGTTTCAAGGCAGCGCCGCGACCATCGGCGGCGCGCTCTTGGTCGGTGCGGTCGCCGCGCTCACCGGCTTCGCGCCGCTGCTTGCCGTAACGATCGGCGGCATCGCCGGCGCGCTGCTGGACTCGCTACTCGGCGCGAGCCTGCAGGCATTGCGCTGGTGTCCCGCTTGCCGGTGCGATTGTGAAACGTCGCCGCACGTTTGCGGAACGCCGACGACCCTTCGACGAGGCATCGCGTGGTTCCAAAACGACGCAGTGAACTTCTTCGCGACCGTTGGCGGCGCCCTGGTGGCGGTGCTCGGAGCGCGATGA